A single genomic interval of Candidatus Eisenbacteria bacterium harbors:
- a CDS encoding GWxTD domain-containing protein, translating to MRLNHSLLVAILASTVAGLCLVALPPPLLASDFGFDSQRARESPHFYADATFFPSLEKEGTLEIHYDISYSQLKFLKRTDGFLARFEVQAVLYDTKGKQVGGDSWRRNVACSSYKETISPEGSYQETFRLEVAAGRYNLLVRTENLDAEERSSVLLKLDLEPFKFLPAISDLLIGRCRADSADSGQLRSRLVPFPRARFGERFPTVCVYGNLYDTPAEGDTGVARIAWRVLDEEGTVKLQDTLNVTRKGRISPFLVTYSVDNLTMGRHTLELFLGRMKGTPSARRTFEVDESKFDLDKKIDDTLALLSYIAPRSETEAIKQAAGAERKRLWIEFWKKKDPYPETPENEFLMEFFDRVGYANENFSSIQRGWKTDRGRIYIRRGAPDQIDSRPFNAAGPAYEVWYYYQQNLAFVFVDRMGLGDYELVGPNRE from the coding sequence ATGAGGTTGAACCACTCTCTTCTTGTGGCGATTCTCGCCTCGACGGTTGCTGGTCTCTGCTTGGTTGCCCTTCCGCCTCCGCTCCTTGCGTCGGACTTCGGGTTCGATTCTCAAAGAGCAAGAGAGTCACCCCACTTTTACGCAGATGCGACCTTTTTTCCGTCTCTGGAGAAGGAAGGGACGCTGGAGATTCATTACGACATCTCGTACAGCCAGCTCAAGTTCCTGAAGAGGACGGACGGATTCCTCGCCCGCTTCGAGGTTCAAGCGGTGCTGTACGATACCAAGGGCAAACAGGTGGGAGGCGACTCGTGGCGAAGGAACGTGGCGTGCTCCTCATACAAGGAGACGATTTCTCCGGAGGGCTCCTACCAGGAAACGTTCAGGCTCGAGGTGGCCGCGGGCAGATACAACCTCTTGGTGAGAACGGAGAATCTCGACGCCGAGGAAAGATCTTCGGTCTTGCTCAAACTCGATCTTGAACCCTTCAAGTTTCTTCCTGCGATAAGCGATCTCCTCATCGGCAGGTGCCGCGCTGACTCAGCAGATTCAGGCCAGCTGCGTTCGAGGCTCGTTCCTTTTCCCAGGGCCAGGTTTGGCGAGAGGTTTCCCACTGTCTGCGTCTACGGGAATCTCTACGATACTCCCGCGGAAGGGGACACCGGGGTCGCTCGGATCGCGTGGAGGGTCTTGGATGAGGAGGGTACCGTCAAATTGCAGGACACCCTCAACGTCACAAGAAAGGGCAGGATCTCGCCCTTTCTTGTGACGTATTCGGTAGACAACCTCACCATGGGAAGGCACACGCTTGAGCTCTTTCTCGGCCGCATGAAAGGAACGCCCAGCGCACGTAGAACGTTTGAAGTGGATGAGAGCAAGTTCGATCTTGACAAGAAGATCGATGACACTCTCGCCCTTCTCAGCTACATCGCGCCTCGCTCGGAGACAGAGGCTATCAAACAAGCCGCCGGCGCAGAAAGGAAGCGTCTGTGGATCGAGTTCTGGAAGAAGAAGGACCCGTACCCTGAGACACCGGAAAACGAGTTCCTCATGGAGTTCTTCGACAGAGTTGGATATGCGAATGAAAATTTTTCCTCCATACAACGAGGTTGGAAGACTGACCGGGGAAGAATCTACATAAGAAGGGGGGCGCCGGACCAGATCGACAGCAGGCCCTTCAATGCCGCGGGGCCTGCCTACGAGGTGTGGTACTACTACCAGCAGAACCTGGCGTTTGTATTTGTCGACAGGATGGGATTGGGCGACTACGAACTTGTGGGGCCAAATCGCGAATGA
- a CDS encoding ATPase, with the protein MIIGDFGTSYTKLWEPGSTRGPQVIRSTELAPHVRADYGTGHNAALRADRVVNELVALATGARKRIEAPDFLVLDCGSRDVKFVVFEKGRFERAGWNSECGSSMGFSIELLEMHFKLDYKDIPVPYEHLPVACGVLGVSAVFDAVSRGEEVEQAVAKFVKGIAVNAHRFAGCPRTVYLCGGLCENPLFVRSMPARVVSLGRFLLLEGLVELVKREKGPDARRARNGAADKGC; encoded by the coding sequence TTGATAATAGGGGATTTCGGAACTTCCTATACGAAACTCTGGGAACCAGGTTCGACCCGGGGCCCTCAGGTGATCAGAAGCACGGAACTTGCCCCCCACGTGAGAGCGGATTACGGAACCGGTCACAACGCGGCTTTGAGAGCGGATCGAGTGGTGAACGAGCTCGTAGCACTTGCGACCGGAGCGAGGAAGCGCATCGAAGCTCCCGACTTCCTCGTTCTTGACTGTGGCAGCAGAGACGTCAAATTTGTGGTTTTCGAGAAGGGCAGATTTGAGAGAGCCGGCTGGAATTCTGAATGCGGATCTTCCATGGGGTTCTCGATCGAGCTTCTCGAGATGCACTTCAAGCTTGACTACAAGGACATCCCCGTGCCGTACGAACATCTGCCGGTAGCCTGTGGAGTCTTGGGCGTGAGCGCTGTCTTTGACGCCGTATCGAGGGGAGAGGAAGTCGAGCAAGCGGTGGCCAAGTTTGTCAAGGGGATAGCGGTGAATGCTCACAGATTTGCTGGCTGTCCCAGGACGGTTTACCTGTGCGGAGGCCTCTGCGAGAATCCACTCTTTGTGAGAAGTATGCCCGCCCGCGTGGTGTCACTGGGAAGATTCCTGCTTCTGGAAGGATTGGTCGAGCTGGTGAAACGGGAAAAGGGTCCAGACGCGCGTCGGGCGAGAAACGGGGCTGCCGACAAAGGCTGCTAA
- a CDS encoding C25 family cysteine peptidase produces the protein MRNMHLFCCLLVISLAMLSAQTGYGATGGPTVSVSSGTSYVKVGISFAGSLPAVVDASGGARVTLTGCLSGSAPGYPDLPVYLLRVEIPTDMRVDKIDYEAVESIGLEGARELSLTPFPLSTAPEEKRPVAGEATFDKNEWYPVTPVKATGEGFLADHRIATFLVYPVQYKDAEGRLRFDKSMSVTIELASDTERPLERKRILPTSEREIAAVVSKLVVNPRLTKIANAGVFQTTSSQPFQPSFCPSLDGSPVQYVIITNEAMESKFQVLADWKTKSGTPTVVRTVSWIRENYPDGCDVAETIRKFIRDAYTNWGTTWVLLGGDSDVIPARYGWSTYTGGEGIPTDLYYQCLDGNWNDDGDNYFGEGWLAESYPGDYADLYPEVWVGRAPVNTAEEAQLFVDKTLGYTKNPPANFATHSLFFSEVLFPKTYVPSGTKCDTVSLDGTALSETAVSYLPSSFHVAKLYENYLCFPGAYLETKQAVKDSLNVGYGLAEHVGHGYRNTLSVANGTFVNADADALTNGSRVGILIAENCTSAAFDFNCIGESFILNENGGSVCYLGSTRFDYPTTAWVFQDELFRLIFQEGVTCIGQALAVSKVPFISLSQSDASYRWTQFVLTLLGDPQLSVWTAEPDTMTVAYDAEMVAGSPYFEVEVMSHGSPVDSALVCLSKADEDYKTGYTDADGIAQIPFAPDTQGTFTVTATKQDFRPFEGAAQVVLPSAPYVRKYADGIDDDTAGLSVGNGDGYVDAGETIEYSLLLKNRGGSTAESVTAVVGSTDSFVTFLDEAASYGDMASGAVAPPDTVFLLQVSRDCPDQREIVCTVEARDSADSVWTDVFVLNVRAPELWHASHTTVDTLSGGDGDGRIDSGEQIEFFVTLRNLGAGSANQVVGHLSTPDANITILDSLAVFGSIPACSSRTGDEFRFVCSDYEDHFFYLRLTDTLGLNQVSLFELSAPAGPYYLQATGSSSSVSLVWTPNAETDLRGYNVYRSGSVSGPYEKVNEYIVERTSYFLDDGLLPYQKYYYKVAAQDSSGNESELSQYVSVTTNPPLHAGAPFELGAQLTSSSPAIVDLDKSGTLEIVAGSDKIYAFEHDGAEYINGDDDLLTWGVFASEGEKFSCSVTAGDLERNGSTEIVCVDWNLQKVYVWNSDGTLRQGWPQTVGMNPWSTAALGDIDNDNSLEIVVGNADGKVYAWNPDGSEVIDGDQNPSTTGVFAVTGSAWLYGSAAMADIDGDQVPEIIIGGRDGKLYAWNGDGSLVPHFPYVTSGFITSSPAVADLDNDGAPEIVFGSGNYKVYAINTDSTLVMGWPKTGINLSGDMQPSPALGDMDGDGQLDVVIGTSNGYVFAWRGYDGVALSGWPVFATSLGSQCSPVLGDIDGDDRLEVLFGAEDGRLYGWNHDGTEAAGFPIQMSGEVRGPAIIWDIDGDGYVNVICQNWDRTLYIWDMPGEFNYSRASYPWPMFRHDVGRTGYFVNSILTAVELSSFAVTPSPIGVVLEWYTNLDDTLKAQWNVYRKEVDQSDPVTTSGSSGVAALSGSIPAGYVQVNSEPVEPVAPHRYSFTDPTAEGGHSYLYLLAKVTQNGEIVFGPYAVLVPASSVPLAPALAQNFPNPFQPHTVIAFNVPAGKAGSSAPTHVAVRIFDVTGRCVKTLVDGPKTPGFYSVHWNATGDGGERVAGGVYFVRATIGEYAASRKMVVLD, from the coding sequence ATGAGGAACATGCATCTGTTCTGCTGCCTATTGGTCATTTCTCTTGCAATGCTCTCTGCACAAACAGGGTACGGGGCAACCGGCGGACCCACCGTAAGCGTTTCGAGCGGTACAAGCTACGTCAAGGTGGGCATCTCATTTGCCGGTAGCTTACCCGCAGTCGTGGACGCCAGCGGCGGAGCTCGCGTTACCCTCACAGGGTGCCTTTCTGGTTCTGCCCCCGGCTATCCCGATCTCCCCGTATATCTGCTGAGGGTAGAGATTCCCACGGACATGAGAGTGGACAAGATTGATTATGAGGCCGTAGAGAGTATTGGCCTTGAAGGCGCCCGAGAGCTCTCTTTGACTCCCTTCCCGCTTTCCACGGCCCCCGAGGAGAAAAGGCCCGTGGCAGGCGAAGCCACATTCGACAAGAATGAGTGGTATCCCGTGACGCCTGTCAAGGCCACGGGTGAAGGTTTCCTCGCTGACCATCGAATCGCCACTTTTCTGGTCTATCCAGTTCAGTACAAGGATGCCGAGGGAAGGCTGAGATTCGACAAGAGCATGAGCGTCACAATCGAGCTTGCCTCCGACACGGAACGCCCGCTCGAGAGGAAACGCATTCTCCCTACCTCCGAGCGCGAGATCGCCGCTGTCGTGAGTAAGCTCGTCGTCAATCCGCGTCTCACGAAGATCGCGAACGCCGGGGTCTTCCAGACAACCTCGAGCCAACCGTTCCAGCCGTCGTTTTGTCCCTCGCTGGACGGAAGTCCGGTGCAATATGTGATCATTACCAACGAGGCGATGGAGTCTAAATTCCAAGTGCTCGCCGATTGGAAAACAAAGAGTGGCACTCCCACTGTCGTCAGAACCGTTTCCTGGATACGCGAGAACTATCCCGACGGGTGCGATGTTGCCGAGACCATACGAAAATTCATTCGAGACGCCTACACGAACTGGGGGACGACTTGGGTTCTGTTGGGAGGGGACAGCGATGTGATCCCGGCCCGGTACGGATGGTCAACCTATACCGGCGGCGAGGGCATTCCCACCGACCTATACTATCAGTGCCTCGATGGCAACTGGAACGACGACGGCGATAACTATTTCGGAGAAGGATGGCTGGCGGAGTCTTACCCCGGCGATTACGCGGACCTCTATCCCGAAGTCTGGGTGGGACGAGCGCCGGTGAACACTGCAGAAGAGGCACAGTTATTCGTCGACAAGACGCTGGGCTACACCAAGAACCCACCCGCAAACTTCGCGACCCATTCTCTCTTCTTTTCGGAAGTACTCTTTCCCAAGACATACGTTCCGAGCGGGACAAAATGCGACACGGTGTCACTGGACGGCACAGCGCTTTCGGAGACGGCCGTCTCATACCTGCCCTCGTCCTTTCACGTTGCAAAGCTCTACGAGAACTATCTCTGTTTCCCGGGAGCCTATTTGGAGACGAAGCAGGCCGTGAAGGACTCGCTCAATGTCGGATATGGATTGGCCGAGCACGTGGGACATGGTTACAGAAACACCCTTTCCGTGGCAAACGGCACCTTCGTGAACGCTGATGCCGATGCGCTTACTAACGGTAGCAGGGTTGGGATCTTGATTGCCGAGAACTGCACGTCTGCGGCCTTTGACTTCAACTGCATTGGAGAGAGTTTCATTCTCAACGAGAACGGGGGGTCGGTCTGCTATCTGGGTTCCACCAGATTTGATTATCCGACCACGGCTTGGGTGTTTCAGGATGAACTCTTCAGGCTCATCTTCCAAGAGGGCGTTACGTGCATCGGTCAAGCCTTGGCCGTCTCGAAGGTTCCATTCATCTCCCTTTCGCAGTCCGACGCCTCGTATAGGTGGACGCAGTTCGTCCTGACTCTGTTGGGTGACCCTCAACTGTCCGTCTGGACCGCCGAGCCCGACACCATGACCGTGGCGTACGACGCGGAGATGGTGGCCGGTTCTCCTTACTTCGAGGTGGAAGTTATGTCGCACGGCTCGCCCGTGGACAGCGCGCTCGTCTGCCTTTCGAAGGCCGATGAGGATTACAAGACGGGCTACACGGACGCCGATGGAATCGCGCAGATTCCGTTCGCTCCGGACACTCAAGGTACCTTTACGGTCACCGCGACGAAGCAGGATTTCAGACCGTTCGAAGGGGCGGCCCAGGTCGTGCTGCCGTCAGCGCCCTACGTGCGCAAGTATGCGGACGGAATTGATGACGACACTGCCGGTCTAAGCGTGGGAAACGGTGACGGCTACGTGGACGCGGGCGAGACAATCGAGTATTCGTTACTTCTCAAGAACAGGGGCGGCTCCACTGCCGAGTCGGTCACCGCCGTCGTCGGGAGCACTGACAGTTTTGTGACTTTCCTCGACGAGGCCGCGAGCTACGGAGACATGGCGTCCGGAGCAGTTGCGCCTCCGGACACGGTATTCCTGCTGCAGGTTTCGCGTGACTGTCCGGACCAACGCGAAATCGTGTGCACTGTCGAAGCTCGCGATTCTGCCGACAGCGTTTGGACCGACGTGTTTGTTCTCAACGTGCGTGCGCCCGAACTCTGGCACGCCTCTCATACGACCGTGGACACTTTGAGCGGTGGAGACGGGGATGGGCGGATCGACTCCGGCGAACAGATAGAGTTCTTCGTGACGCTGAGAAATCTCGGCGCCGGCAGCGCCAACCAGGTGGTGGGTCATCTCAGTACTCCTGATGCCAACATCACGATACTTGACAGTCTTGCGGTTTTCGGGAGCATCCCTGCGTGCTCCTCGAGAACTGGCGACGAGTTCAGATTCGTTTGTAGTGACTACGAGGATCATTTCTTCTACCTCAGACTTACGGACACGCTCGGGCTCAATCAAGTCTCGCTGTTTGAGCTCAGTGCTCCGGCGGGGCCTTACTATCTCCAGGCTACCGGTAGCTCCTCTTCCGTGAGCCTTGTGTGGACGCCCAACGCCGAAACGGATCTACGCGGGTACAACGTGTATCGTAGCGGCAGCGTCTCCGGGCCCTACGAGAAGGTGAACGAATACATCGTCGAACGGACTTCCTACTTCCTTGACGACGGGCTTCTCCCGTACCAGAAGTACTATTACAAAGTCGCGGCCCAGGATTCCTCCGGTAATGAAAGCGAGCTGAGCCAGTACGTTTCGGTGACCACGAACCCGCCGCTCCACGCGGGTGCGCCGTTCGAGTTGGGCGCGCAGCTCACGTCCTCTTCGCCTGCCATCGTGGACCTCGACAAGAGCGGAACGCTCGAGATAGTCGCCGGCTCGGACAAGATCTACGCGTTTGAGCACGACGGCGCCGAGTACATTAACGGCGACGACGACTTGTTGACGTGGGGAGTCTTCGCGTCCGAGGGAGAGAAGTTCTCTTGTTCCGTGACCGCCGGCGACCTGGAGCGGAACGGCTCCACCGAGATCGTCTGCGTTGACTGGAATCTGCAGAAGGTTTACGTGTGGAATTCAGACGGTACGCTCAGGCAAGGGTGGCCGCAGACCGTCGGGATGAACCCGTGGTCCACTGCGGCGCTCGGCGACATAGACAATGACAATTCCCTGGAGATAGTCGTCGGAAACGCCGACGGGAAGGTCTACGCGTGGAATCCCGATGGGAGCGAAGTCATCGACGGCGATCAGAACCCGAGTACAACCGGAGTGTTCGCAGTGACTGGAAGCGCGTGGCTTTACGGCTCTGCCGCCATGGCGGACATAGACGGAGACCAGGTCCCGGAGATCATCATAGGCGGCAGGGACGGCAAGCTGTACGCCTGGAATGGTGACGGAAGCTTGGTTCCGCACTTCCCGTACGTAACGAGCGGGTTCATAACGAGCTCTCCCGCGGTCGCTGATCTAGACAACGACGGCGCACCTGAGATAGTGTTCGGTTCGGGAAACTACAAGGTCTACGCAATCAATACAGACAGCACGCTCGTCATGGGTTGGCCGAAGACGGGCATCAATCTGTCGGGAGACATGCAACCCTCTCCCGCGCTAGGCGACATGGACGGCGACGGGCAACTTGACGTCGTCATTGGAACGTCCAACGGCTACGTCTTTGCGTGGAGGGGATACGACGGTGTGGCGTTGTCCGGTTGGCCGGTGTTTGCGACCAGCTTGGGTAGTCAGTGTTCGCCCGTGCTCGGAGACATAGACGGTGACGACAGACTCGAGGTGTTGTTCGGGGCCGAAGATGGTCGTCTCTACGGGTGGAATCACGACGGGACCGAGGCGGCGGGCTTTCCCATCCAGATGAGCGGTGAGGTGAGGGGACCGGCAATCATATGGGACATAGACGGTGACGGATACGTGAACGTGATCTGTCAGAATTGGGACAGGACGTTGTACATTTGGGACATGCCCGGCGAGTTCAACTACAGTAGGGCAAGCTACCCGTGGCCCATGTTCAGACACGACGTCGGAAGAACCGGCTATTTCGTCAACTCCATCCTGACCGCCGTGGAACTCTCTTCCTTTGCGGTCACGCCTTCACCGATCGGCGTGGTGCTCGAGTGGTACACGAACCTGGACGACACCCTCAAGGCTCAGTGGAACGTGTATCGCAAGGAAGTGGATCAATCCGATCCCGTGACGACAAGCGGGAGCAGCGGCGTGGCTGCTCTCTCCGGCAGCATTCCCGCAGGGTACGTTCAGGTGAACAGCGAACCGGTCGAGCCGGTGGCTCCGCACCGCTACAGTTTCACCGATCCGACCGCCGAGGGTGGTCATTCGTATTTGTACCTGCTTGCGAAAGTCACGCAGAACGGCGAGATCGTCTTCGGACCGTACGCCGTCCTTGTTCCGGCGTCTTCGGTTCCTCTTGCGCCTGCCCTGGCGCAGAATTTTCCCAATCCCTTCCAGCCTCACACAGTTATCGCGTTCAACGTTCCTGCCGGTAAGGCGGGTTCTTCTGCACCGACGCACGTTGCGGTGAGAATATTCGATGTGACCGGAAGGTGCGTGAAGACACTCGTGGATGGGCCAAAGACTCCAGGCTTTTATTCCGTTCACTGGAATGCCACAGGGGATGGTGGCGAGAGAGTTGCTGGAGGAGTGTACTTTGTGAGAGCGACGATAGGAGAGTACGCAGCCTCCAGAAAAATGGTGGTGTTGGACTAG
- the gltX gene encoding glutamate--tRNA ligase, with protein MPHVSDLPRVRFAPSPTGYLHVGGARTALFNWLFARSKCGTFILRIEDTDSARSTEESLGTILKTMLWLGLDWDEGPGKEGAAGPYFQSRRMDTYLRFASVLLASGHAYKCFCSLEELKERKAELLAQKHASHYDGRCSALSASEIASREKRGEPCVLRFRVRAGSTAWEDAVKGRIEFANTELDDFVILRSDGTPTYNFAAAADDISMRITHVIRGDEHVSNTPRQLLLYEALGETQPIFAHIPMILGPDGTKLSKRHGAVALSHYERQGFLPEAMVNFLALLGWSYDGKQEIFSTSELVEKFSLERVGSNPSVFDQEKLLWLNGQYMKRLSLSERTDLVTRYLREVEGMNGVDETKDWIAGITQALGERLRVASQITEQADFFFLERVQYDEKARELLLSGEGTRELLIAVADALECLGDYNAGSIEQAVRSLAGRMNLKAGELIHPARAALTGKTTSPGIFEIMELLGRERSVSRLREAALFAGANSAPSEPGEHA; from the coding sequence ATGCCACACGTGTCCGATCTTCCGAGAGTGAGATTTGCACCAAGTCCGACAGGATATCTTCATGTGGGCGGTGCGAGGACGGCGCTCTTCAACTGGTTGTTTGCCCGTTCCAAGTGCGGCACGTTCATTCTCAGAATCGAAGACACGGACTCGGCGCGTTCCACGGAAGAATCTCTGGGCACGATCCTGAAGACCATGCTCTGGTTGGGACTAGACTGGGACGAAGGGCCTGGCAAGGAAGGTGCAGCGGGTCCTTACTTCCAATCCAGGAGGATGGATACCTACCTTAGGTTCGCGTCCGTGCTCCTGGCGTCTGGACATGCTTACAAGTGTTTCTGTTCGCTCGAGGAGCTCAAAGAGAGAAAAGCAGAGCTGCTGGCACAGAAGCACGCCTCCCACTACGACGGAAGGTGCAGCGCACTCTCGGCAAGTGAAATCGCTTCTCGAGAGAAAAGGGGAGAGCCCTGCGTTTTGAGGTTTCGGGTGAGGGCAGGCTCGACGGCTTGGGAGGATGCTGTCAAAGGTCGAATAGAGTTCGCCAACACCGAGCTCGATGATTTCGTCATCCTGCGTTCGGACGGCACCCCCACGTACAACTTTGCCGCCGCGGCGGACGACATTTCCATGCGAATCACGCACGTCATCAGGGGTGACGAACACGTCTCGAATACTCCCCGGCAGCTTCTTCTCTACGAGGCCCTCGGCGAAACCCAACCCATTTTTGCCCACATTCCTATGATTCTGGGGCCGGACGGGACAAAGTTGAGCAAGAGGCACGGAGCGGTTGCCCTTTCGCACTACGAGAGACAGGGTTTCCTTCCCGAGGCAATGGTGAACTTCCTTGCCTTGTTGGGTTGGTCTTACGACGGAAAACAGGAGATCTTCAGCACGAGTGAACTAGTGGAGAAATTCTCTCTGGAACGGGTGGGTTCAAACCCGTCGGTTTTCGACCAGGAGAAACTCCTGTGGTTGAATGGGCAATACATGAAGAGACTCTCGCTCTCCGAGAGGACCGACTTGGTGACGCGCTATCTGCGCGAAGTAGAAGGAATGAATGGGGTGGATGAGACGAAAGACTGGATTGCCGGCATAACTCAAGCGTTGGGAGAAAGGCTCAGGGTCGCTTCACAGATAACCGAGCAAGCGGATTTCTTCTTCCTCGAAAGGGTGCAATACGATGAGAAGGCGAGAGAGCTACTCCTATCAGGAGAGGGAACTCGAGAACTCCTGATTGCAGTGGCCGATGCGCTGGAATGTCTCGGAGACTACAACGCCGGCTCCATCGAACAAGCGGTGCGAAGTCTGGCGGGAAGGATGAACCTCAAGGCGGGTGAGCTCATCCATCCAGCAAGGGCAGCTCTCACCGGCAAGACAACAAGTCCTGGAATCTTCGAGATCATGGAGCTTCTTGGAAGGGAACGATCGGTATCTCGCTTGAGGGAGGCCGCGCTCTTCGCGGGCGCCAATTCTGCTCCCAGCGAGCCGGGCGAACACGCGTGA
- a CDS encoding queuosine precursor transporter — protein sequence MILIIALYVACELTANVTASKPVALGRIVVPSAVFIYTMTFTLIDLINEKLGKKRARQVIYSTFAANILLALYFQLAISLPSASFYSNQRAFASVLGATPRIVAASLTAYLMSSLIDTQVFAWWREKIGGARWLRVLISNSISTAVDSALFITLAFYGLMPLLALIEGQYLVKMTVTVVSLPLIYLVKSRRTGAEGSGVSWDA from the coding sequence ATGATACTGATTATTGCTCTGTACGTCGCGTGCGAGCTCACGGCCAACGTTACGGCTTCGAAGCCGGTTGCACTGGGTCGCATCGTCGTCCCTTCTGCAGTCTTCATCTACACGATGACCTTTACTCTCATAGACCTGATAAACGAGAAGCTGGGGAAGAAACGCGCGCGGCAGGTGATTTACAGTACGTTCGCCGCAAACATTTTGCTTGCGCTCTACTTTCAACTCGCGATTTCGCTACCCTCTGCCTCGTTTTACTCCAACCAGAGAGCCTTTGCCTCCGTGCTCGGAGCAACGCCGAGGATCGTCGCTGCGAGCCTCACGGCTTACCTGATGAGTTCCCTCATCGATACACAGGTATTTGCGTGGTGGAGGGAGAAAATAGGTGGGGCCAGATGGTTGAGGGTGCTCATAAGCAATTCGATCTCGACCGCCGTCGACAGCGCGTTGTTCATTACTCTTGCTTTCTACGGCCTCATGCCGTTGCTTGCTCTAATTGAAGGCCAGTACCTTGTCAAGATGACCGTCACTGTGGTGAGTCTTCCGTTGATATATCTGGTGAAGAGCAGAAGGACCGGCGCGGAAGGGAGTGGAGTGTCCTGGGACGCGTAG
- a CDS encoding PEGA domain-containing protein — protein sequence MRYAAGPRMFGFRSQSSAQHMLRGFVILLVAAAVFVTATMLAGCSGNEKTVAPQNLPPSINAIQLTPPRAAPGDTITAAAIAGDPEGQPLTFLWRASAGTLIDSLGQSVEWIAPSVAATCTLTVHISDEANEVSMTRAVPVGVGYLVIESFPQGATILIDSEPTPYSTPFTMSDAPAGSYLLEVERSPYVYSPNASSVEVTDGSIVRVRFKLNEEAMSMTQMTGNDCVTQSSWSADGEKVACGTENVALGYRVLAIFESSWPDAVEDVIQTGTGAQQSWGPSWRPADCAVLFASSRTGVSLIYKVPICGYPYGGEAELVYTGTANYPVWSPDGNQIAFVADEAGSFSLKVMSSLGGSATPIATDVVEDRPSWSPDGDQIVFSKTVGGEPYLFTVPSAGGTPAQVSQVAGVHPSWSPDGNKVAYVSSQDGTENVWILFLDATPTPVEGQLTSTGANWPAWRPDGTALCFTVPDAEEECYSLWLATNFPF from the coding sequence ATGAGGTACGCTGCAGGTCCCAGAATGTTCGGTTTCCGTTCACAATCGTCCGCACAACACATGCTGCGTGGTTTTGTTATCTTGCTTGTTGCAGCCGCCGTGTTCGTCACGGCCACGATGCTGGCGGGCTGCTCCGGTAACGAAAAGACGGTCGCCCCTCAAAACCTTCCTCCCTCGATAAACGCGATCCAGCTCACTCCACCAAGAGCGGCGCCGGGGGACACCATCACGGCTGCTGCAATCGCCGGCGATCCGGAGGGCCAACCGCTCACTTTCCTGTGGAGGGCGAGCGCCGGCACGTTGATAGATTCCCTCGGTCAATCGGTCGAGTGGATAGCGCCTTCTGTGGCCGCGACGTGTACGTTGACGGTTCACATCAGCGACGAGGCAAACGAGGTCTCGATGACGCGCGCGGTCCCCGTGGGCGTTGGGTATCTCGTGATAGAGAGCTTTCCCCAAGGCGCGACGATACTGATCGACTCTGAACCCACCCCGTACTCAACGCCTTTCACAATGTCCGACGCCCCTGCGGGAAGCTACCTTCTGGAAGTAGAGAGGTCACCCTACGTCTACTCCCCGAATGCGAGCAGCGTGGAGGTGACTGACGGAAGCATCGTCCGCGTGCGCTTCAAGTTGAACGAAGAAGCGATGTCGATGACGCAGATGACCGGCAATGACTGCGTTACGCAGAGCTCGTGGTCGGCCGACGGGGAAAAAGTGGCCTGCGGCACAGAAAACGTCGCTCTGGGTTACCGCGTTCTGGCCATATTCGAATCGTCCTGGCCGGACGCCGTGGAGGACGTGATACAGACAGGCACTGGCGCCCAGCAAAGCTGGGGCCCGTCTTGGCGCCCCGCCGATTGTGCGGTTCTCTTTGCTTCATCGCGCACGGGCGTGAGCCTAATCTACAAAGTGCCGATATGCGGCTATCCCTACGGAGGGGAGGCGGAGCTCGTCTACACGGGAACGGCCAACTACCCGGTCTGGTCCCCGGACGGCAACCAAATCGCCTTCGTGGCTGACGAAGCCGGAAGCTTTTCGTTGAAGGTCATGTCGAGTTTAGGCGGATCTGCGACGCCGATTGCAACGGACGTCGTGGAGGATAGACCATCATGGTCGCCGGACGGAGACCAAATCGTTTTCTCGAAGACCGTGGGGGGCGAGCCGTATCTTTTCACAGTTCCCTCTGCGGGAGGAACTCCGGCGCAGGTTTCTCAAGTCGCCGGTGTACATCCGAGTTGGTCGCCGGACGGAAATAAGGTGGCCTACGTTTCTTCGCAAGATGGAACGGAAAACGTCTGGATTCTATTCCTGGATGCCACTCCCACACCGGTCGAGGGCCAACTGACGAGCACCGGCGCGAACTGGCCTGCGTGGAGACCTGACGGCACGGCTCTGTGCTTCACCGTGCCCGATGCCGAGGAGGAGTGCTACTCTCTCTGGCTTGCCACGAACTTCCCGTTTTAG